The DNA segment ccagtagttaccactggtaacaacttggtggtaactagtgggaataacccgatttTCTCCATATAAATGAAGAAAAACTACAtgataaagtaataaaaattaaaaagttgatTTAAGTCCTAGATACGGCCCCCCTCAAGGGCGTAGCCAGCCAGTGAACTAGGGGGTGGCGAGTTCATAGGCCTGGGGGGGCCTGTATGCATTGgatgtaatggctcctctacacgatgggccaacgccggccactccaagggacgcagccatgcggtagaatgagatagcaatatcacttgctccctctaacgcataaattcgtcccttggagtggccggcgttggcccatcgtgtagaggagccataaaattaGAGCTCCAAGGGGGGGCaactccccccccccccatgtCTGTACCTGCCTACACCCATGCCGGCCTTGCTACATTCTAACTAAAGTAACTTACCTCTTATAACAGGAGATTCAAAGTAGTCTCTCCTGTACTTATAGAGACCTTTTACTAAATtgatgcaataaataaattctttggTAACTCTATTGCCAATAACCGTAAATTTTACTCGCTCAATGGGTTTTCCAGTACTTTTTTCCTTCTTTGCTGGATAGCGAGGATTATTAATTGAATTATGTGCAGTTTTTATGCTGGTTATGTACGCATCTTTTATAAATCTTTCCCAAGGATGACTATGGGTCTTTTCTTGTTGCTGTACTTCATCAAGATTAAACAAGggaaacattattttttgtagaataaaaagtattattttcgTAGTGGTATATTCTCTTTGATTTTTGGTAAATATTAGTAAGTAGgacatttgacactgacttgtcaaatataattatttttaagtttaatagCCGTATCAGACCTTATTGGTCTGTTACGGCTTTAGGCCAAACTTGGCTTGCTTTAGGCCCACCGCCCACCTCACACAATGGTGAGTGAGATCATGGATCATGGTGAGATAatgcagaggggctaccgcgaaaactaaaattcgcaaattacggggatctttctctgtcactctaattataccttaattggagtaaaagagaaagatcaccgcaatttgcgaatttcggttttcgcggtagcccctcagggtcGTCCTTATTGGCTAGTCTAATGCGCCATCCGCATCGACCAATCACAAGTCCGCCTGTGAGGCGTCGCTCCCTCGTAAAACGGTCACTATATAAGCGCGTTTAACGAATTTCTCTCCAATCCATATTTTCCTTTGGGCAACTTGGGCGTGTCTCTTAACCGATCGCGccgaaatataattaattaacttattTCTACGTTAAGTTACACAAAACTCAAATCAAAATGGTAAGTACTGCATTATTTTAAGCTTATATTAAGCCCCCGAATAATTTTCTTGTGAAAATCTATTTATTCCGACGTTATTTCCGTTGAAATGACACCGGGTGCCCCGGGTGGCCATTTCACGTAGGCGCCGGGCAGATGCACATTTTTTCATATCTCGTAGTTTTCTACTTTGCTTGACAATTGACATTCGTCTTTCAAATTAAGTGTTATTCTAGGTCCCTTTCAATTGTTTAAATTGCGttctataattattaaaatgctCTTTTGTTTCGCTAGTTATGGCTACTGGCGGCCATTGGTGCATTTGTCACCATCACCACGAAAGTGACCTACTCCTAGAAAGTGTTcaatttcttcttcttttattCAATGGCGGTCTGGCCAAACAAGTTGGCACAAAGCCGTGTTAATTTCTGTTAAGTAATCGGAAAATAAGTTCATTCTTGTATTGTATGATAGGCAGTTtcctaaaacatttttaaaaagaTCTTTGTTTTGTTAGATttcttaagtaggtattagcCAATTAAAAACTTAGCTCTGTTATTAGCAAATGTATAAAGCTGTGTCCAGAcgggctgggcaaatcgaccgatttgatcaggaaaataattggcgtcaatctccaatttaatcacaaatttaagatttatggtgatatttgagccctctaagtaaaaaaaatatccaaaacgaaaatactagcgTTAACAATTAAGAATTCTTGCGTTCacaccccattttatcggtaatatcggtcataatcggcgattgaattcggcgagccaaattggcgtttgcgtcctgatttgatcggacaatttcatcagattggtgaaaaattgtctcgtctggactccacttaagaCCTTCACTAACATACAATTTTCTTTGCTACAGCGTGAGTGCATCTCAGTACATGTTGGCCAAGCCGGAGTCCAGATCGGCAATGCCTGCTGGGAACTCTACTGCCTGGAGCATGGCATCCAGCCCGATGGCCAGATGCCCACCGACAAGACCATCGGGGGTGGTGATGACTCCTTCAACACCTTCTTCAGCGAGACTGGAGCTGGCAAGCACGTACCCCGCGCCGTGTTTGTGGACTTGGAACCCACTGTAGTTGGTAAGTTTCTAAGAAACGTCTTAAACTTAAGGCAAAATGTTttcaaatgattttgaaaatgttcAAAAATTTCTCATAGTTAAACTACTTTTATCTTTTGCCAACAGATGAGGTCCGCACCGGCACATACAGACAGTTGTTTCACCCTGAACAGCTTATCACTGGTAAGGAAGATGCGGCCAACAACTACGCTCGCGGCCACTACACCATTGGCAAGGAAATCGTCGACCTAGTGCTTGACCGCGTCCGCAAGCTCGCTGACCAGTGCACTGGTCTCCAGGGCTTCCTCATCTTCCATTCCTTCGGAGGTGGCACCGGCTCCGGCTTCACTTCTCTCCTCATGGAACGTCTCTCAGTCGACTATGGAAAGAAGTCCAAGCTCGAGTTCGCCATCTACCCCGCGCCCCAGGTCTCCACCGCCGTCGTCGAGCCCTACAACTCTATCTTGACCACCCACACGACTCTTGAGCACTCCGACTGTGCCTTCATGGTCGATAACGAGGCCATCTACGACATCTGCCGCCGCAACTTGGACATCGAGCGCCCGACCTACACCAACCTGAAcagactgattggccagatcgTGTCCTCGATCACGGCCTCCCTGCGTTTCGACGGCGCCCTCAACGTCGATCTGACCGAGTTCCAGACCAACTTGGTGCCGTACCCGCGTATCCACTTCCCGCTGGTAACCTACGCGCCGGTCATCTCTGCCGAGAAGGCTTATCACGAGCAGCTCTCTGTAGCCGAAATCACCAACGCTTGCTTCGAGCCGGCCAACCAGATGGTGAAATGCGACCCGCGTCACGGCAAATACATGGCTTGCTGCATGTTGTACCGTGGTGACGTCGTGCCCAAGGACGTAAACGCGGCCATCGCTACCATCAAGACCAAGCGTACGATTCAGTTCGTGGACTGGTGCCCTACCGGTTTCAAGGTCGGCATCAACTACCAGCCGCCGACCGTCGTGCCCGGTGGTGACTTGGCGAAGGTGCAGCGTGCCGTGTGCATGTTGTCCAACACCACCGCCATCGCCGAGGCCTGGGCCCGCCTGGACCACAAGTTCGACCTCATGTACGCCAAGCGCGCCTTCGTGCACTGGTACGTGGGTGAGGGTATGGAGGAGGGCGAGTTCTCGGAGGCCCGCGAGGACCTGGCCGCTCTCGAGAAGGACTACGAGGAGGTCGGCATGGACTCCGCCGAGGGAGAGGGCGAAGGTGCTGAAGAATATTAAGTTAGTCATGCACTCGCACCAATACATTCctgtgaaaattaataaaactgaaattatgtgaaattgtgaattttcTTTGATTTATTCCCATTCCATCAAATTATCATAATTAAGGTATTCAATAGATAGAAATTAGTTACGAACTGATACTGtaatagtcgatttagactcgcgcgagccacgagacgagccgcgagccgcgccacgagacgcgagtccaccgtttacgctcgcgttcggcttgtcattcggttataaaccttatgccgtgccgttagtgtttaaattatattagctcgacgagcttgcgagccacgagcccaccgcttacactcgcgtctcgtggctcgcgcgagagtctaatccgcctataaAATCTAAATGGCCAGACAAAAAATTGAATAATCATAAGTCATGATTATTCAATTTTCAATTAGTCATGATTCAATATTCATAAGGTAGAATGTAAGATTTTTGGGATAAGTTTAGGCTGGCCACAGACGAACGGATTTTCATTCGGTTTCCGTACGAAATGACGTGAATAGGACGTCGCTCTACacatgcatagcgctgtctcgcttgcacatGTCATTTCGTGCGTCTGCCGTCAGGGTTAATTCGACTTTGGCGATAAGCCGGGGTTGCCGAGGGCGCCGAGGTGGAATGGCATCGATCCCAGTGCGCCCTCACGAACGGCAAAGAGGGTGAAACGCCGGAGTGGGTAGGGCCAAATTCTCCCCCCTTCTTGCCAAGAGAGGGATggagcggcgagtcccacacaccgtgTGGAAATCAtaaatgcattcccactccGTCAAAAGCAAAAAAGGGCTTAATTCGACTCAATAATGGGCAATGGCGGCAATCTGCATGGCAAAGAGCATAAATAATCactaccaaagagaatataatcactacgttctaCTGCATGGCAAAAATTTGATTTGATCGATATGTCAAACAAAAGGACGTAGCAACAAATCGAAATATAAATATAGCGTATcaaacatagaaggtagcataggtaacaaaggactgtcttaacactgatttaaactttcacgatttttacacattattaaattatacaacgggacttaatcgcgtatctaagttttaagatttacctccgacgtttcgaggacggcgttgttcccgtggtctcggagaagactggcttaagttgacatcagcatcgtctaaccgcgcgagtttttcgaactacccgcacttggtcttgtttatccgcttgaacgttttgcgcactagggatgtcactatgtcgacacacaacactaacgatattcgattttttcgacagtcgataaatcgaatatcgttagtgttgtgtgtcgacagagtgacatccctagtgcgcaaaacgttcaagcggataaacaagaccaagtgcgggtagttcgaaaaactcgcgcggttagacgatgctgatgtcaacttaagccagtcttctccgagaccacggggacaacgccgtcctcgaaacgtcggaggtaaatcttaaaacttagatacgcgattaagtcccgttgtataatttaataaaggactgtcttatttcaaacatagacagagagagtcatactatctttgtctaacactagtactagcacccaaaagaaaaggatgagtatagtttttttgttcctatttactgacaaattggtttgaccatctatagctggtcaaccaaatcttgtcagtaaaaaaaggcgcgaaattcaaattttctatggcacgatatcccttcgcgcctacatttttcaaatttgccgcctttttctactgtcaagatctggttgaccaagtatataataaatggtgaagcaaatcttgtcagtagaaaaaggcgcgaaattcaaattttctatgagacgatatcccttcgcgcctacatttttcaaatttgccgcctttttctattgacaagatctggttgaccaagtatatataccgGATGTCCGGGTCAACCAAAACTTGAcggtaaataggaacaaaaatattcatccttttcttttgggtgctagtactagtgtaagacaaagatagtatgattctctctgtctaagtttgacctttgacacactatattataCTACTATTTGATCGTAACTtatggcaacactgtagtgtcgtcccgtttttctagattgatttgaaagggacgacactacagtattgccactttttaatttctactcttttttgtcaGACTGTAGTGcagtgtattaaaaataaatacttggctTAAAGGTATCGTTACCAGGCCATAAAAAAAGtgatcttgaaaaaaaaaagtagccATTGTCACTATTGTGATATTGTCACTATTGTCAGTGTCACTTGTGTGGGCCttgcagtgttgccagatcgtaccttttagtacggttttccGTACTATTTTGGAcccttgcgtaccttttttgtaagcagcgtacatcgtactaaaaccgtaccttttgatgtacgattgtttatcaacttttttttcgttgtattggttcaggatggtttgttcagggcaaaatatctaatctgacaacaatagccaccataaaaaagtaccatgtactatagaaaatacacgtttctttagttgcagtcggcagttgtgtctttcttacctgtgctttgctaatagtaatagtaatatcgtttattgcaaaccatgttaaccatggtacaatagaatagatgttacaatggaaatagatgacatggcaccctggtagggtattggcaattatccataaaactacattaaataatttatgtgtaatattattaatattgcttTGTGATTGCTTCTAATGCAGTGCAGTTGCTcgaagaataataaaaacgctaaaagaagttaaaaaaattataaagaatttgttctcgGGCTGTCAGGTCTATGTCATGTCATGTCCATAAATCCTACTTGTTTATCTTACCAATCTTATTCACatgcatttctttttaatttatatatgtacatttgcatatccagtagaaagttatttagtcatctgagtgtatttcgttttatttggcattattatccAGATTACAAAACTCAGGTAGTCAAAATTCAGCCGGCCATTTATAGCCCGTCAAACAACTTAGTCACAAATTATTAAGtaacaaatttaagttttctattggaccataacccttcgcaccatttttttttaaatttgccgcttttttcaactgacggaaatggcttgacaaattttatttttcatgtacctatctttatcaatgcaaacaaaattggttaactatagctggtcaaccaaatcttgtcagtaaaaaaaggcgcgaaattcaaattttctatgggacgatatccctttgcgcctacatttttcaaatttgccgtctttttctactgacaagatctggttgaccaagtatatgacgtgtacactacacttatagttggtcaaatcaatttgtcagtcagtaacaatcaggaaaactatactcatgtcTCATCCACCCACCATACCCCCCACCCACACACccacatataaatattgtttctgtaagaaaattatactaataaaaaaaaccgtactttttttatcaaaatcgtaccttttttgacgtacgaccgtacataagctggaagcgctctggcaacactggggCCTTGTCAAGTTGTCATGCCCTTGTGGCCCACCATCAATCTGTTATAAAAATGTTGGTTCGTTTGTTAGGGATAAGTTAGAAGCATATAAACCTTTTAGCTTAGAGTTACATGAATAACTGCAAAAAATCTATTATTATCGTAAAAAGTGTATTGCTTCATTTACTTCTAAACTTTTACTCCATAAGTTGGTTTGATAAACACGAATTATAATGGGCACAAATTTACCCCGTAACTTTTCGGTCATTACCGGTGAACTGTGTAATCTTCTTTACAAGAAAGCATACGATAGAGAAAGAATAAACTTGCTTATCGACGAGCTTAATGCAAAACCTTATAAAGCAGACTTGTTTGTTAGAAAACAGGTAAGAGTTCCACAGGTAACTCAGAACTAACATTTTTGTATGACTAATATTCAAAGTTGAATTCTgacattattttgatttttttaggaTGCACTGACGTTAATAACAGCACTATGCTCGAACATCATACCTACTGATGAAGTTTTAGCTGCAAAAACATCACATCTAATTAATAGTATTCTTACAAAGCAAAACTTGCAATTGGACTCAGATTATGTGCAAAAAGTGGTGTTTTGGCATATTCTGTGCTTCAAGGCATGCTCATACATGGTTGTACCTGATTTACTTCACAATATTCAGTGTATTATTCAGTTAAATGCTGCTGCGGGTCAAAAGGTACGTAAACATTTATAGTTGCATGTAGTTTGAtgtgtacagtttttttttaatgtagtaTGCAACAAAAGTTGTATAAATATCTTCTGTTTCAAATCACGTTATTCTTTCGTTTTTAAAGCACTAAACTATTTTTATGAGTGTCTTTCCATTAATTATTTGAATTGTGTAATTGAAATGTATTTTCAGTTTTCAGAAGAATTAATAGGCAGCCAAGGAGTTTTAAATAGGTTTCTAGACACAAACAAATGTAGTCTGACCACAACACAAACCCAACTACACCTCTGCCTCAGTGCCTTAAAATGCATGTGTACAATAACTTCGGTGCCAGATGAAAACAAGACAACTGGACAACCAATTTTGAGCTCTGAGTTAAAGGAACAAGTATCACAACTAGTTGTTAACTTTTTGTTGAGAATTACAAAAGGGCAAGACGAATATCAGTATTGTAAAGTAAGTTTTTCTTCATTTTGAGTGGGTATTTTTGAGCTCTGTAGTATTTGTTTGAAATTTTTAATTTGGTTATGTGTTGATTTACCTTTAACCACTGAGATACGGAATTTGGTATTACATCACAATTGTTAAGATTCATAATCATTTGAAAAAACATGTCAAAGGTTAACGTTAAGAGTTAAAAAATTTCATGAATCGGACACAAATTATTGTAGTAAATTACGACATTAAATTGCAGTATATTTGCCtacaattatatatatatttttttaggtggTTGTTACTGCATTAAGAGTGCTGTCTCAAGTCCATTTCAATGACCAGAATGTATGTATTCTACTACCAGAACTTATGGGTATTTCTAGATACTTCCTTGTCTATGGTCTTGTGGTTCAGGGTCTGAAACCGGAGAAGATCATGCCAGCACAGCAAACCATTGCAGCTGTACCTAATACTATAAATCGGAACACACAAGGTGGTAAGGTATGAATACATTTTTAATGTCTTATTAACAATTTTACCCATATCTTgcatctgtaggctgattctGGTCACAAACATATTTTACATAGTTATCATAGTTTATTTGAAGTTTACACCTCTTTGTTATTTAGGACTCAAAAAAGGTCCTTATATATATCTAGTCATATATACAGTCAAAATGCATAACTTCCCTTTTTACTTCTAAAAATAATGTGAGATTtagaattaagtacctactgtagGTATGTAACATATGTATTAAAATTCAGAAATTCCTAGTTAGAATATAAAATTAGAGCtacgtcaggcgtggctcactccgcgatttcgtcgctttgctacaggtagctaaaagtacatccgttccacaccaattttggtggctagccataagctgcgcgtggcgctgtcgccacctagcggccatatctgtcctgatcgtgacagacgcgttttgttagagtgagtcttctgtacctagtactattatttattctgtggtcttTGAACATAGTTCTGGGTCTAAATCTAAAttacaagtaaaaaaaattCTAATTTCACTTCAGAAACAAAAACTGAGAAGGCAGAGAAACAATGCCATTGAAAGTTTGAAAAAGGAAATACCGGTGTCAGAAAAGAGTTTAATGAGAGAGGTGGACACTTTTGAAAACAACTCAACATATAGACCGGCTAGTGAACACTACTTGGAGCCTCAGAAAGGCAGGAACTGTTGGGTGCTGACCAGCGATTCTGACACTTCAGATGTTGAGAGCAGTAGAGAAGCTAAATTGGTTGCCTTGAAGTCTAGAGTGAGGCAGAGTGCTGCTAATCTCTTATTAGTGTTAATAAGGgtaagtttgtatttaaataaaatcaaatgaaTGTCCTGTGCAGATGCCCAAAGATACACAAAGAATTTTAAAGAATATTTTCTCAATCATCTTTTACAACACAAAACTTTTACAACCATTTAACTGAAACAAAACCTatattatcttcaaaatattctcctttAGCTTTAGTGCACaaacaaatatttgttaaaattgtcaacaatatgacccagtaaaaaaaaaccagcAATTTTTGAGCCTGTAATTGCTATAATTCTTGaaatatactaaaataaaaatactctgCAATAATGTGCGCTACTCTACCAACAGTACTATGAAAACTTAATGTGCCAGAGTCCGATGGCCCCCTACTTAGAAGGGATCGGGACTGTCACGGGTGATAGTCGCTAGCGAAATAGTTACCCGTCTAGgtattaaatataggtaaaagTACCAATACACGAATTTATTGCCCATATACATTAATTGTTGGTGTGTGCAAGATGTACATTGATGTACTTAGCCGAAACTTTGTCATTTCAGGTGACCGAAAAGCGAGACATGTTCGGATACTGGTGGGCCCTCCTACCCGACTCACCAGAAGTCGACAACTGGAGCGCAACAGACGCTGCTAGGAAGACCCTAGCCTACTGTGCGGTCACTGACCCCACGTCTAATAACAGGGCGAGCGTGCTGAGCGTGATATTGGCGCTGCTCTCCGGACCTAGGATATACTTGGCGCAGGCTGAAGTTAGGTATGTTCTGTTGGTTTAATACGTAGACAATTGGACCGAAATGAACTCTGGTAAGGGTAAGAGCCTAGTCAAATGTGCGGTCACTCACACTACGTCAAATacagtcagaccaagctaagttgacaAGTGTTaaaagtcataatttcatagaagtttgaagtttaaaataacacttgcacagtctggctgggctatcaaaatcgctgccaacttagcttagtcTGACTCTAACTAggatgtacagtcacgctccgtgattgttacgccatttagggttctagctttaTTGGACAacccatagcgtaagtatggaacaatcaatttagctagaaccctaaaggggcccactgattaactgtccgccggacggtatcggcctctcagttagaacaaaaagttgacagttccgaacaactgacaggccgataccgttcggcggactgttaatcagtggaccccttaattggcgtaacaatcccgtgtggtgactgtacttgtCACAGGCACTTGTACTTGTTAGGTATGTTATCTCATTGTTGGTCTggattatataatatgttttagtCTATTCCATATGGATCTTGAAAGAATTATCCCATAGGTAAAAATGTTGTAAGTAAATATCTCATTGGCCCGTCAACTAGGTCACGGACATTGTGTACAATGTACATGCTTCAAAGAATCGTATGAAACAAACTAGTGTTGTCGTATGAAAGAAACTTCAATATATGTACAGCATAGAAAAAGGAATAAGACTCCTGAAGTGATTAGCGCTGTACGGCGCCGTACGTTTGGCTGGATTGTTAAACGTTAGCTTTTGATAACTTTATTACCCCATAATCTAAGACACCATACAACGCCACCTACTTCAGCTATCAATTTCTTAGtattgtcaggcgtggctcactccgcgatttcgtcgcgtcgctacaagtacatgcggcctacaccaattttggtgtctagccatagtagttgccgcgcaccgttACGGAACAGACGCCTGCTTGcccttgcgccacctagcggtcatatctgtcgtaataggatattatataaaaagacgcgttttgttagggagtgaatcttctgtaccctagtactaattatttattttattctgtggtatcttTTTTTACTTCTAGCAAAAAAGAAAACGCCTCCTTCATCCCCTTCTCCGTATCACTCGGGTACATGATCGACTGTATGCACAAAGTGCTAACCGGCATATTGGACAGCGAGCGAAGCCACGCGGTCATACTAGTCGCGCTGAAATGCTGCGCGGCGTTGCTGCAGGCTACGCCGTACTATAAGATGAAGGCAGGGCTTGTAAGTGAGCTGGTTAGAGCTTCGAGGAAATTCCTGGTGCACAAGGGTAAGttaaaagctaaaattaataataCGCATATGATCTAAAACAAAAATCTATGCGTTTCTGTATATGGCAATTAATTTACTTCTCCTGCACTTGCCTAAAGGTGATCGGTACCAAGTAATATATCGCCACCTTGGGTGTTTATGTCCATCCATTTTATCATGCCAGAATGTATACTTTAGTTTATTgtaacttaagagccaacaggagctaagatttaaatattttaggtaaatatacccgtctcgctaacggaagcggctcctaaaactagtgcgataaggacaaggcgaaaaatcctgcgtaaaaatatcaaaaatcgaggtttcgtactcgactgtttcctcctccaaaacttaaccaatcgtaaccaaatttggaaatctaaatgattatgacattatctgtgtcggaccgttttgcttttttggctaattgatataagttttgaatagcgcgcctctcattgcggcatagtcaattaggccattttggccatttttgaagagctctagcgccttaaaaaacaaaaatatcaaaaaaagcaaaacggtccgacacagatattgacaatattaatctgtgttgaaaaaatcattgctctagcttcaaaacccacggaggaaacagtcgagtacgtttgtatggagaaatgaccactcctgttggctcttaagatctGTTGCACTGCCTACGAAGCCAAATGCTAATCGAATGCACATGCACATTCCCGCTACTCTTCGTAATTGGACACATATTGTATCGTATCGCCATCTCCATCGTGGTCTAGGTACCTCTACCCAAATATCCATCTTATGAGATCTATTCTTTAAAATTGTAGATAGCTTGCATTCGTGAGATCAAAGAGAATTGATTTTAATAGAGAGGTAACGTATAAGAAAAAAATGTGCCCCTTAGTTTGACATCCAAAACAGATGTCGCTGTACTGCGTCATATATGTTTTGCGGTCattgaattgtcaaacgtcaacttttctTAATCAGAGTTACCGCAAAATGACATGAAGGATGTGAATACAGACGCTGAAATAGCCAAAAATCGTGGATTATGGAGGAAAAGGACAAGAaaggccgaccccaagtaaatgggaaaAGGTCAAGGAGAaaaaataagaagaagaagtatggagctgtacagcgccatctcgtttacgtgtcaaattcgaagcacgaaatTGTCTTACATTTTACATATCTTAATCAATGTATCTTTGGCCAGACGTAGCCTGCCTGCCTGCGTATATCTTCCTAAATCGTGTTCTTGTTTCAGATGTAACATTGCAAGTCGGGGCCCTAATCACCATGGGATGTGTTCTGTCTATTGAACCCAAGGTAGACGAGGTActaaaatctataaaaaaagACACATCTCAAGCAAAACCTGTTAATCAAATACATAAAGAAAATGATACTAATGAAGAATGTGATGATTTTGAAGAAGGATATTCTGATGATGAAATGTTCACTGCAGTCGAACCGACATGtatggaaaaaataaataaagacaaaAATGTACATTATTTCGAAAGTTGGATTTTAGACATATGCTTTAGAAATATGGGTTGGAGTTTTAAGGATAGCGAATTCAttgtaagtattttaatttaaatcaagGGTCTCCAAACTCTGTCCCTAGGGCCACGGTTAGGCTTTCGGCTAACCCACTTCCTTTTTGTAGCTGAGTTTTCTGATCTTCGGCTCTTTTGCTTACTTTCAGGAGCTAAAAGCGAGGGCCACAGATTAGAGTCCcgttatttaacacattcattgccactcagccaaacaagacatccgcgccaggccacaaacatttcttcatataaatgtGTAGTACCAcgaacccgactatcgggtcgtccggcctgacaacgaaatcataaaattccc comes from the Cydia amplana chromosome 12, ilCydAmpl1.1, whole genome shotgun sequence genome and includes:
- the LOC134652945 gene encoding tubulin alpha chain, yielding MRECISVHVGQAGVQIGNACWELYCLEHGIQPDGQMPTDKTIGGGDDSFNTFFSETGAGKHVPRAVFVDLEPTVVDEVRTGTYRQLFHPEQLITGKEDAANNYARGHYTIGKEIVDLVLDRVRKLADQCTGLQGFLIFHSFGGGTGSGFTSLLMERLSVDYGKKSKLEFAIYPAPQVSTAVVEPYNSILTTHTTLEHSDCAFMVDNEAIYDICRRNLDIERPTYTNLNRLIGQIVSSITASLRFDGALNVDLTEFQTNLVPYPRIHFPLVTYAPVISAEKAYHEQLSVAEITNACFEPANQMVKCDPRHGKYMACCMLYRGDVVPKDVNAAIATIKTKRTIQFVDWCPTGFKVGINYQPPTVVPGGDLAKVQRAVCMLSNTTAIAEAWARLDHKFDLMYAKRAFVHWYVGEGMEEGEFSEAREDLAALEKDYEEVGMDSAEGEGEGAEEY
- the LOC134652946 gene encoding HEAT repeat-containing protein 6, with amino-acid sequence MGTNLPRNFSVITGELCNLLYKKAYDRERINLLIDELNAKPYKADLFVRKQDALTLITALCSNIIPTDEVLAAKTSHLINSILTKQNLQLDSDYVQKVVFWHILCFKACSYMVVPDLLHNIQCIIQLNAAAGQKFSEELIGSQGVLNRFLDTNKCSLTTTQTQLHLCLSALKCMCTITSVPDENKTTGQPILSSELKEQVSQLVVNFLLRITKGQDEYQYCKVVVTALRVLSQVHFNDQNVCILLPELMGISRYFLVYGLVVQGLKPEKIMPAQQTIAAVPNTINRNTQGGKKQKLRRQRNNAIESLKKEIPVSEKSLMREVDTFENNSTYRPASEHYLEPQKGRNCWVLTSDSDTSDVESSREAKLVALKSRVRQSAANLLLVLIRVTEKRDMFGYWWALLPDSPEVDNWSATDAARKTLAYCAVTDPTSNNRASVLSVILALLSGPRIYLAQAEVSKKENASFIPFSVSLGYMIDCMHKVLTGILDSERSHAVILVALKCCAALLQATPYYKMKAGLVSELVRASRKFLVHKDVTLQVGALITMGCVLSIEPKVDEVLKSIKKDTSQAKPVNQIHKENDTNEECDDFEEGYSDDEMFTAVEPTCMEKINKDKNVHYFESWILDICFRNMGWSFKDSEFIKCKPSAIPVILESLQVLSATAFHHLRELLQPHLTLLADVLVDMLQHEHQDVTLHAAKTVSIIGDAIQKLEQTNESPPVSQCVYMWQKLLTPLSTVLQCHDNPQCKATVCDCIANIGERSFKELPRHLQVLCCTLLVGSCSDEEAAVRAAAVRALAMTVMFRTLREDIGFVSDCGENILRALAESSLVVRTKGAWALGNLSDALVLNVDDPEIDDIDDRLLLRLLEVSIQCAADNDKVKMSAMRGLGNILRLIKQTNLQRDPQFKVLCEAAIAKLLDCACKVSNMKVRWNACYAMGNAMKNDDLFTCFSGWQSQVFSNLCTLTRDCKNLKVRINAAVALRAPTTRAQYGELFPLVWRGVMAAMENAANVDDFTEYRHKDNLIEQLSVTLAHLCCLLKQTDLANILDPLVFHFDCAKSLLTQLCHKLPPENTSCLRILEAAKYVTVDLTAANDTQSQSLSMLQDIFIWDM